The following are encoded in a window of Mytilus trossulus isolate FHL-02 unplaced genomic scaffold, PNRI_Mtr1.1.1.hap1 h1tg000988l__unscaffolded, whole genome shotgun sequence genomic DNA:
- the LOC134703351 gene encoding LOW QUALITY PROTEIN: cytochrome c oxidase subunit 3-like (The sequence of the model RefSeq protein was modified relative to this genomic sequence to represent the inferred CDS: substituted 9 bases at 9 genomic stop codons) has protein sequence MNRNPYSRYYVPGPSPWPFFVAISANGIAVGLILXLHRTPRFLLIGMRLGCILLRTFRXWRDLIREGDIGFHTRFVIKRFRDGVALFILSEVMFFFSFFWTFFHNALRPSCELGMRXPPPGIRTPNPSSTRLFETGLLIRRGLFVTQAHKRMRLKDYDVGPFIGLVVTILCGTVFFLVQLREYYXNSYTIADRVYGRVFYLLTGFHGMHVVVGTLXLMVRLVRLWRGEFSSQRHFGFEACIWYXHFVDVVWVALXCLVYVWFGGWLYMWWFKIXDGDVYTFKYPDAKPSWYAYIQEEHAPSXYKIPDHLKG, from the coding sequence ATGAATCGTAATCCTTATTCTCGTTACTATGTACCAGGTCCAAGTCCGTGGCCCTTTTTTGTGGCTATCTCGGCAAACGGAATAGCGGTAGGGTTAATTTTGTGACTGCATCGAACTCCCAGATTTCTATTAATAGGAATGAGGTTGGGGTGTATACTATTGAGAACTTTTAGATGATGGCGAGACTTAATTCGTGAGGGAGATATTGGGTTTCATACTCGCTTCGTAATCAAGAGATTTCGTGATGGAGTTGCCCTTTTTATTCTGTCTGAAGTAatgttcttcttttcttttttttggactTTCTTCCATAATGCCTTAAGACCCTCGTGTGAACTAGGGATGCGATGACCCCCTCCAGGGATCCGCACGCCAAACCCGTCGTCGACAAGGCTGTTCGAGACAGGTCTTTTAATTAGGAGGGGGTTATTCGTAACTCAAGCCCATAAGAGAATGCGTTTGAAGGATTATGATGTTGGGCCATTTATTGGCCTAGTGGTAACAATTTTATGTGGGACTGTGTTCTTCCTAGTGCAACTTCGAGAATACTACTGAAACTCATACACTATTGCAGATAGGGTGTATGGAAGAGTGTTTTATTTACTAACTGGGTTTCATGGAATGCACGTAGTTGTGGGGACTCTTTGACTAATGGTGAGGTTAGTCCGACTATGGCGTGGGGAGTTTTCCAGTCAACGGCACTTTGGTTTTGAGGCTTGCATTTGGTACTGACACTTcgtagatgtggtatgggtaGCATTATGATGTTTAGTATATGTGTGGTTTGGAGGATGGTTATACATGTGGTGGTTCAAAATATGAGACGGGGACGTCTATACGTTTAAGTACCCAGACGCAAAGCCTTCGTGGTATGCGTACATTCAAGAAGAGCATGCTCCGTCCTGATATAAGATTCCTGACcatttaaaaggttaa